A single region of the Rhodococcus sp. W8901 genome encodes:
- a CDS encoding ABC transporter permease, producing the protein MTTRLLTAEFRKVTSLRFWWALGLAPLLVGVMSSAISIPMFNAVADEVASTEANTAAAAIGLFVALGLVFLFSALFGAVNAGTEYRHNTLTTTFLTARGRDGVLAAKLAVTALFGLLYCLVIEVVSVPLLLALSDNFEIDGTIVGVLAIGLVASTLWALIGAGLALATGSSIASAVGLVVWYVMGEGIVRLVLAGLGADAVAQWLPGSVTVTAFVGTIDHSALDGMPGWPLSLLVLCLWAVASCGLGWWATRSRDIT; encoded by the coding sequence GTGACCACACGCCTGCTCACCGCGGAGTTCCGCAAAGTCACATCGCTCAGGTTCTGGTGGGCGCTGGGCCTGGCCCCGCTGCTGGTCGGCGTGATGTCCAGCGCGATCAGCATCCCGATGTTCAATGCGGTCGCGGACGAGGTCGCCTCGACGGAGGCGAACACCGCCGCCGCCGCGATCGGACTGTTCGTCGCGCTGGGCCTGGTGTTCCTGTTCTCGGCGCTGTTCGGGGCCGTCAACGCCGGCACCGAGTATCGCCACAACACGCTCACCACGACCTTCCTCACCGCCCGGGGGCGCGACGGAGTCCTGGCCGCGAAGCTCGCGGTGACGGCCCTGTTCGGCCTCCTCTACTGCCTCGTCATCGAGGTCGTGAGCGTGCCCCTGCTGCTCGCCCTGTCGGACAACTTCGAGATCGACGGGACGATCGTCGGTGTACTGGCGATCGGCCTGGTCGCGTCGACGCTGTGGGCGCTGATCGGCGCCGGTCTGGCTCTCGCGACGGGTTCGTCGATCGCCAGCGCCGTCGGGCTCGTGGTCTGGTACGTCATGGGCGAAGGCATCGTGCGCCTGGTGCTGGCCGGGCTCGGTGCCGACGCGGTCGCCCAATGGCTCCCGGGCTCGGTCACCGTCACCGCCTTCGTCGGCACGATCGACCACAGCGCCCTCGACGGCATGCCCGGCTGGCCGCTGTCGCTGCTGGTGCTGTGTCTGTGGGCCGTCGCGTCGTGCGGACTCGGTTGGTGGGCCACCCGCTCGCGCGACATCACCTGA
- a CDS encoding ABC transporter ATP-binding protein: MGTHDATTVSGEHRGWIRRLGAECWNHRRTAVGALTVTVVAAIIDIVFPLLTKVALDAASAGESTVTKVITGVAGLIAVLAVVRFGCQYGRRMLAGRLSLDVQHDLRLGLLGSLQRLDGRGQDQIRTGQVVSRSITDLQLVQGLLAMVPMSAGVVLQFVLALGIMAWLSPLLTLVALVVVPAVALVVYLVRPVLFAATWSAQQRAADLAQHVEETVTGVRVVKGFGQEARAVDQLEDLGRTLYAERMRAARINARFAPSMAALPQLGLVGVVALGGYLALHGTITVGTFLAFAAYVTMMTTATRTLSQVVIMAQLSRAAVERVYEVIDTEPDVSDPPHPVDLPSGPLGVELRDVEFAFEEDRSVLSGLDLSIAPGESVAVVGPAGSGKTALSLLLPRFYTPSAGTVSLTSDGREFDVSALRADQLREAVGLVFDEPFLFSDTVAANIALGRPDASSEEIRTAAKLAQADEFISSLSDGYDTVVGERGLTLSGGQRQRVALARALLVDPRVLILDDATSAVDANTEAVIFDALRDGRRRTTLILAHRRSTLTLADRVAVLDGGRIVDIGTVDELDERCALFRTLLAAPDPADPADPDGNGFAAVTAPIAEPPEAQLWPAVDAAAADDAATAGNGSAQAGPGTGHGGGGHGGGPMAGALGGVAATPELLRAVEALPPAEEDPHTDTTGLRRDDSEFRLGRLLHPVRWILAGVVACLALDSLIGITFPSIVRYALDHGVAAADSGPLWAATAVGTLLALVGWLVVAVLTVITSRAGERVLFGLRVRSYAHLQRLGLDYYERELSGRIMTRMTTDVDALSSFIQTGLSTAVVALLTLGGIAVALLVTDATLALVALAALVPLAVATIVFRRVSGTAYSVSRERISIVNADFQENIAGLRAAQAYRREGFAARRFAERADSYRRSRMRSQRAISVYFPFITLLSDLALAAVVFVGAHRVADGSATAGTLVAFVLYLGLLFGPIQQLSQVFDGYQQAAVGLRRIADLLATPSSIETADAGDTVPIEGHLRGDVTFDDVTFRYQGADSDALSDIDLHIPAGTTVALVGRTGAGKSTVVKLLARFYDPTSGSVRVDAEDLRRYPLHTYRGRLGVVPQEAHLFTGTVASNIAYGRPDASRGEIEAAARAVGALPTIAALRGGMNQPIGERGQGLSAGQRQLIALARAEMVDPDLLLLDEATATLDPATERVVLESNRMVTRKRTSVVVAHRLATAARADLIVVVDGGRIVETGAHSTLRHSGGHYARLCDAAASHQGNNSSSRTVIDGDRIATM, translated from the coding sequence ATGGGTACACACGACGCGACAACGGTGTCCGGCGAGCACCGCGGCTGGATACGACGACTCGGAGCCGAGTGCTGGAACCACCGCAGAACCGCGGTCGGGGCGCTCACCGTGACGGTGGTGGCGGCGATCATCGACATCGTCTTCCCGCTGCTGACGAAGGTCGCGCTCGACGCGGCGTCAGCGGGCGAGTCCACCGTCACCAAGGTCATCACCGGCGTGGCGGGACTCATCGCGGTCCTCGCTGTCGTCCGCTTCGGCTGTCAGTACGGCCGCCGGATGCTCGCCGGCCGGCTCTCCCTCGACGTGCAGCACGACCTCCGCCTCGGGCTGCTGGGATCGCTGCAGCGCCTCGACGGCCGCGGCCAGGACCAGATCCGGACCGGCCAGGTGGTCTCCCGCTCGATCACCGACCTCCAGTTGGTGCAGGGACTGCTGGCGATGGTGCCGATGTCGGCGGGAGTGGTGCTGCAGTTCGTCCTCGCGCTGGGGATCATGGCGTGGCTGTCGCCGCTGCTGACGCTGGTCGCGCTCGTCGTGGTCCCCGCGGTGGCCCTGGTGGTCTACCTGGTGCGCCCGGTCCTGTTCGCCGCGACATGGTCGGCGCAGCAGCGGGCCGCCGACCTCGCCCAGCACGTCGAGGAGACCGTCACCGGTGTCCGGGTCGTCAAGGGGTTCGGGCAGGAGGCGCGGGCGGTCGACCAGCTCGAGGACCTCGGCCGCACGCTGTACGCCGAACGCATGCGGGCGGCACGGATCAACGCGCGGTTCGCGCCGTCGATGGCCGCGCTCCCCCAACTCGGTCTCGTCGGTGTGGTCGCGCTCGGCGGCTACCTCGCGCTCCACGGCACGATCACCGTCGGCACGTTCCTGGCGTTCGCGGCGTACGTCACGATGATGACGACCGCGACCCGGACGCTGTCGCAGGTCGTGATCATGGCGCAGCTGTCCCGGGCCGCCGTCGAGCGGGTCTACGAGGTGATCGACACCGAGCCCGACGTCTCCGATCCGCCGCACCCCGTCGATCTCCCGAGCGGTCCCCTCGGCGTGGAACTGCGCGACGTCGAGTTCGCCTTCGAGGAGGACCGCAGCGTGCTCTCGGGTCTCGACCTGTCGATCGCGCCGGGCGAGTCGGTGGCCGTAGTGGGTCCGGCGGGTTCGGGCAAGACCGCACTGTCGCTGCTCCTACCGCGCTTCTACACCCCGAGCGCCGGGACGGTGTCCCTCACGAGCGACGGCCGGGAGTTCGACGTGTCGGCGCTGCGCGCCGACCAGCTCCGCGAGGCGGTCGGCCTCGTTTTCGACGAGCCGTTCCTGTTCTCCGACACCGTCGCTGCGAACATCGCACTGGGCCGGCCCGACGCCAGCTCCGAGGAGATCCGCACCGCCGCGAAACTGGCCCAGGCCGACGAGTTCATCTCGTCGCTGTCCGACGGCTACGACACCGTGGTCGGCGAACGCGGCCTGACGCTGTCCGGCGGGCAACGCCAGCGGGTCGCGCTGGCCCGTGCCCTGCTCGTCGATCCCCGGGTCCTGATCCTGGACGACGCGACGTCGGCGGTGGACGCGAACACCGAGGCCGTCATCTTCGACGCACTCCGCGACGGTCGGCGCCGGACGACGCTGATCCTCGCGCACCGACGGTCCACGCTGACCCTGGCGGACCGTGTCGCGGTCCTCGACGGCGGCCGCATCGTCGACATCGGAACAGTCGACGAACTGGACGAGCGGTGCGCGCTGTTCCGCACGCTGCTCGCGGCGCCCGACCCGGCCGACCCCGCAGACCCGGACGGAAACGGCTTCGCCGCAGTCACGGCACCGATCGCGGAGCCCCCCGAGGCGCAGTTGTGGCCGGCTGTGGACGCGGCCGCAGCGGATGACGCGGCGACCGCCGGGAACGGGTCCGCGCAGGCAGGTCCGGGAACCGGGCACGGTGGCGGCGGCCACGGCGGCGGCCCGATGGCCGGCGCCCTGGGTGGTGTCGCCGCGACCCCCGAACTGCTCCGCGCCGTCGAGGCGCTGCCGCCGGCCGAGGAGGACCCGCACACCGACACCACCGGGCTGCGCCGCGACGACTCCGAGTTCCGACTGGGCCGGCTGCTGCATCCGGTGCGCTGGATCCTGGCGGGCGTCGTCGCGTGTCTGGCCCTGGACTCGCTGATCGGCATCACATTCCCGTCGATCGTCCGGTACGCGCTCGACCATGGCGTGGCCGCCGCCGACTCGGGTCCGCTGTGGGCCGCGACCGCCGTGGGCACCCTGCTCGCGCTGGTCGGCTGGCTCGTGGTCGCGGTGCTCACGGTGATCACCTCCCGTGCCGGGGAGCGCGTGCTGTTCGGGCTGCGGGTGCGCAGCTACGCACACCTGCAGCGACTCGGCCTCGACTACTACGAACGTGAACTGTCGGGCCGGATCATGACCCGCATGACGACCGACGTCGACGCGCTGTCGTCGTTCATCCAGACGGGACTGTCGACGGCGGTGGTCGCGTTGCTCACGCTCGGCGGTATCGCCGTCGCCCTGCTGGTGACCGATGCGACACTCGCGCTGGTCGCCCTCGCCGCGCTCGTCCCGCTCGCGGTCGCGACGATCGTGTTCCGCCGCGTGTCCGGCACCGCGTACTCGGTCTCCCGCGAACGAATCTCGATCGTCAACGCCGATTTCCAGGAGAACATCGCCGGCCTGCGAGCGGCGCAGGCCTACCGTCGCGAGGGGTTCGCGGCGCGGCGGTTCGCCGAGCGCGCGGACAGCTACCGCCGCAGCCGCATGCGCTCGCAGCGGGCCATCTCGGTGTACTTCCCGTTCATCACGCTGCTGTCGGACCTCGCTCTCGCCGCGGTCGTGTTCGTGGGCGCGCATCGTGTCGCGGACGGTTCCGCGACGGCCGGCACCCTCGTCGCGTTCGTGCTGTACCTGGGCCTGCTGTTCGGGCCGATCCAGCAGCTGTCGCAGGTGTTCGACGGCTACCAGCAGGCCGCCGTCGGGTTGCGGCGGATCGCCGACCTGCTCGCCACCCCGAGCTCGATCGAAACGGCCGACGCCGGCGACACCGTCCCGATCGAGGGTCATCTGCGCGGCGACGTGACGTTCGACGACGTGACCTTCCGCTACCAGGGCGCCGACTCGGATGCCCTCAGCGACATCGACCTGCACATCCCCGCCGGCACGACGGTCGCGCTGGTGGGCCGCACCGGCGCAGGCAAGTCGACCGTCGTGAAGCTGCTCGCTCGCTTCTACGATCCGACGTCCGGATCGGTCCGGGTCGACGCGGAAGACCTCCGCCGCTACCCGCTGCACACGTACCGGGGCCGGCTCGGGGTCGTCCCCCAGGAGGCACACCTGTTCACCGGCACCGTGGCGAGCAACATCGCGTACGGACGACCGGATGCGAGCCGCGGCGAGATCGAGGCGGCGGCGCGGGCGGTGGGTGCACTGCCGACCATCGCGGCGCTGCGCGGCGGCATGAACCAGCCGATCGGCGAACGCGGGCAGGGGCTGTCCGCGGGTCAGCGTCAGCTCATCGCGCTCGCGCGTGCCGAGATGGTCGATCCGGACCTGCTCCTGCTCGACGAGGCGACCGCGACCCTCGACCCGGCGACCGAGCGCGTGGTCCTCGAATCGAACCGAATGGTCACTCGAAAGCGCACGTCGGTGGTGGTCGCGCATCGCCTGGCGACCGCCGCCCGGGCGGATCTGATCGTGGTGGTCGACGGTGGCCGGATCGTCGAAACCGGTGCTCACAGCACACTTCGACATTCGGGCGGGCACTACGCGAGGCTCTGTGATGCGGCGGCCAGTCATCAGGGGAATAATTCGTCGTCGAGAACCGTCATCGATGGTGACCGCATCGCAACAATGTGA
- a CDS encoding DUF6153 family protein, with protein MRAQVRVSFARLAAPCALAFGVLAMHHVTTGPLVSTPSGADSAHHALGHQSGTGSDGSADAPIHPPDHDSFHMCLAVLLAATLTLAVWLLLRTAREQRVRPRRASGPARRAGRGPPFAPSTSVFLSSLCILRV; from the coding sequence ATGCGTGCCCAGGTCCGAGTGTCCTTCGCTCGACTCGCGGCACCGTGTGCGCTCGCGTTCGGTGTCCTGGCGATGCACCACGTCACGACCGGCCCCCTCGTCTCGACACCGTCGGGCGCGGACTCCGCGCATCACGCACTCGGCCACCAGAGCGGCACGGGGTCGGACGGCTCCGCCGACGCCCCGATCCACCCGCCGGACCACGACAGCTTCCACATGTGTCTGGCGGTACTCCTCGCCGCGACGCTCACCCTCGCCGTGTGGTTGCTGCTGCGGACCGCGCGGGAACAGCGCGTGCGCCCGCGCCGTGCTTCCGGGCCGGCGCGCCGGGCGGGACGCGGTCCGCCCTTCGCGCCGTCCACCTCGGTCTTCCTCTCGTCACTGTGCATCCTGCGGGTGTGA
- a CDS encoding multifunctional oxoglutarate decarboxylase/oxoglutarate dehydrogenase thiamine pyrophosphate-binding subunit/dihydrolipoyllysine-residue succinyltransferase subunit, with protein sequence MSSSSTSQFGQNQWLVDEMYQRFQDDPSSVDASWHEFLTDYSPDAANAGGNGEALNGAGDVATKAANGAAAAAPAAPAPAATPAPKAAPPPAPKPAAAPQAAAPKPAAAKAAAPQAAPASETPAQNTNQVLRGAAATVARNMSASLNIPTATSVRAIPAKLMFDNRIVINNHLARTRGGKVSFTHILGYAIVQAVKAFPNMNRHFAEIDGKPNVITPASTNLGLAIDLPGKNGSRSLVVAAIKGTDSMNFVQFYSAYEDIVRRARDGKLTAEDFSGVTISLTNPGGIGTVHSVPRLMQGQGAIIGAGAMEYPAEFQGASDERIAEMGVGKLMTLTSTYDHRIIQGAESGDFLRTIHNLLISDEFYDEVFHSLHIPYEPVRWRKDVPEGAVDKNTRVLELIAAYRNRGHLMADTDPLQFVKDKFRSHPDLDVTTHGLTLWDLDREFNVGGFHGKARMKLRDVLSILRDAYCRHIGVEYTHILEPDQQAWLQERVEAQHVKPTVAQQKYILSKLNAAEAFETFLQTKYVGQKRFSLEGAESVIPMMDAVIDQSAEHSLDEVVIGMPHRGRLNVLANIVGKPYSKIFTEFEGNMNPAAAHGSGDVKYHLGAEGTYIQMFGENDIKVSLTANPSHLEAVDPVLEGLVRAKQDILDKGQEGFTVLPLMLHGDAAFAGQGVVAETLNLALLRGYRTGGTVHIVVNNQVGFTTAPEHSRSSEYCTDIAKMIGAPIFHVNGDDPEACVWVAQLAVDFREKFGKDVVIDMICYRRRGHNEGDDPSMTQPAMYDVIDTKRSVRKSYTESLIGRGDISMKEAEDALRDYQGQLERVFNEVRELEKFKPEPSESVELDQTPPARLTTAVDKSVLERIGDAFVNVPEGFTVHPRVKPVIEKRREMSREGHIDWAFAELLAFGSLVEQGALVRLTGQDSRRGTFTQRHSVLIDRKNGDEYNPISEIAANADNGGKFMVYDSALTEYAGVGFEYGYSVGNPDALVLWEAQFGDFVNGAQTIIDEFISSGEAKWGQLSDVVLLLPHGHEGQGPDHTSGRIERFLQLCAEGSMTVAVPSTPASYFHLLRRHHLDGIRRPLVVFTPKSMLRNKAAVSNLEDFTTGKFRSVFEEPTYETGNADRAKVKRVLLTSGKLYWELLAKKQKDNRDDVAIVRIEQLYPVPRRRIAETLDRYPNVSEFYWVQEEPANQGAWPFLGLALPELLPEKLAGVKRVSRRAMSAPSSGSSKVHAVEQQEIIDAAFTPTV encoded by the coding sequence GTGAGCAGCAGCTCTACTTCCCAGTTCGGACAGAACCAGTGGTTGGTTGACGAGATGTACCAACGCTTTCAGGATGACCCCTCATCCGTGGACGCTAGTTGGCACGAGTTTCTGACGGATTACTCGCCCGATGCGGCGAATGCGGGCGGGAACGGTGAGGCGCTGAACGGCGCCGGTGATGTCGCCACGAAGGCAGCCAACGGTGCTGCGGCTGCGGCACCTGCCGCCCCGGCACCCGCTGCCACTCCGGCCCCGAAGGCCGCGCCCCCGCCGGCACCCAAGCCCGCAGCTGCCCCCCAGGCAGCCGCCCCCAAGCCTGCGGCCGCCAAGGCCGCCGCTCCCCAGGCTGCCCCCGCCTCGGAAACTCCCGCTCAGAACACCAACCAGGTGCTGCGCGGTGCGGCCGCCACCGTGGCCCGCAACATGTCGGCTTCGCTCAACATCCCGACTGCCACCAGCGTTCGCGCCATCCCGGCGAAGCTGATGTTCGACAACCGGATCGTCATCAACAACCACCTCGCCCGTACCCGTGGCGGCAAAGTCTCGTTCACCCACATCCTGGGTTACGCGATCGTGCAGGCGGTCAAGGCGTTCCCGAACATGAACCGCCACTTCGCGGAGATCGACGGCAAGCCCAACGTCATCACGCCTGCCAGCACCAACCTCGGTCTGGCCATCGACCTGCCCGGCAAGAACGGCAGCCGTTCGCTCGTCGTCGCTGCCATCAAGGGCACCGACTCGATGAACTTCGTGCAGTTCTACAGCGCGTACGAGGACATCGTCCGTCGCGCGCGCGACGGCAAGCTCACGGCCGAGGACTTCTCGGGTGTCACGATCTCGCTGACCAACCCCGGCGGCATCGGCACCGTCCACTCCGTCCCGCGCCTGATGCAGGGCCAGGGCGCCATCATCGGTGCCGGTGCGATGGAGTACCCCGCCGAGTTCCAGGGCGCGAGCGACGAGCGCATCGCGGAGATGGGCGTCGGCAAGCTGATGACGCTGACCTCCACCTACGATCACCGGATCATCCAGGGCGCCGAGTCCGGCGACTTCCTGCGCACGATCCACAACCTGCTGATCAGCGACGAGTTCTACGACGAGGTCTTCCACTCGCTGCACATTCCTTACGAGCCGGTCCGCTGGCGCAAGGATGTGCCGGAGGGCGCGGTCGACAAGAACACCCGTGTGCTCGAGCTCATCGCGGCGTACCGCAACCGCGGTCACCTGATGGCCGACACGGACCCGTTGCAGTTCGTCAAGGACAAGTTCCGCAGCCACCCGGACCTCGACGTCACGACGCACGGCCTGACCCTGTGGGATCTGGACCGCGAGTTCAACGTCGGCGGCTTCCACGGCAAGGCCCGGATGAAGCTCCGCGACGTGCTGAGCATCCTGCGTGACGCGTACTGCCGCCACATCGGCGTCGAGTACACGCACATCCTCGAGCCGGACCAGCAGGCATGGCTGCAGGAGCGCGTCGAGGCCCAGCACGTCAAGCCCACGGTCGCGCAGCAGAAGTACATCCTGAGCAAGCTCAACGCCGCCGAGGCGTTCGAGACCTTCCTGCAGACCAAGTACGTCGGCCAGAAGCGCTTCTCGCTCGAGGGCGCCGAGTCCGTCATCCCGATGATGGACGCCGTCATCGACCAGAGCGCCGAGCACAGCCTCGACGAGGTCGTCATCGGCATGCCGCACCGTGGTCGCCTCAACGTGCTGGCGAACATCGTCGGCAAGCCCTACTCGAAGATCTTCACCGAGTTCGAGGGCAACATGAACCCGGCGGCCGCACACGGCTCCGGCGACGTGAAGTACCACCTGGGCGCCGAGGGCACCTACATCCAGATGTTCGGCGAGAACGACATCAAGGTCTCGCTCACCGCGAACCCGTCGCACCTCGAAGCGGTCGACCCGGTCCTCGAGGGTCTGGTCCGCGCCAAGCAGGACATCCTGGACAAGGGCCAGGAGGGCTTCACCGTCCTGCCGCTGATGCTGCACGGCGACGCTGCCTTCGCGGGCCAGGGTGTCGTGGCCGAGACCCTGAACCTGGCGCTGCTGCGCGGCTACCGCACCGGCGGCACCGTGCACATCGTCGTCAACAACCAGGTCGGCTTCACCACCGCTCCGGAGCACTCGCGTTCGTCCGAGTACTGCACCGACATCGCGAAGATGATCGGCGCACCGATCTTCCACGTGAACGGCGACGACCCCGAGGCCTGTGTCTGGGTGGCGCAGCTCGCCGTCGACTTCCGTGAGAAGTTCGGCAAGGACGTCGTGATCGACATGATCTGCTACCGCCGTCGCGGTCACAACGAGGGCGACGACCCGTCGATGACCCAGCCGGCGATGTACGACGTGATCGACACCAAGCGCAGCGTCCGCAAGAGCTACACCGAGTCCCTCATCGGCCGCGGCGACATCTCGATGAAGGAAGCCGAAGACGCCCTGCGCGACTACCAGGGCCAGCTCGAGCGGGTGTTCAACGAGGTTCGCGAGCTCGAGAAGTTCAAGCCCGAACCGTCGGAGTCGGTGGAGCTGGACCAGACGCCGCCTGCGCGCCTGACCACGGCCGTCGACAAGTCGGTGCTCGAGCGCATCGGTGACGCGTTCGTCAACGTGCCCGAGGGCTTCACGGTGCACCCGCGCGTCAAGCCGGTCATCGAGAAGCGTCGCGAGATGTCCCGCGAGGGCCACATCGACTGGGCGTTCGCCGAGCTCCTGGCGTTCGGCTCGCTGGTCGAGCAGGGCGCACTGGTGCGCCTGACCGGCCAGGACTCGCGCCGCGGCACGTTCACGCAGCGCCACTCGGTGCTCATCGACCGCAAGAACGGCGACGAGTACAACCCGATCTCCGAGATCGCGGCAAACGCCGACAACGGCGGCAAGTTCATGGTCTACGACTCGGCCCTGACCGAGTACGCGGGCGTGGGCTTCGAGTACGGCTACTCGGTGGGCAACCCCGACGCGCTGGTGCTGTGGGAGGCGCAGTTCGGTGACTTCGTCAACGGCGCGCAGACCATCATCGACGAGTTCATCAGCTCCGGTGAGGCCAAGTGGGGCCAGCTGTCGGACGTCGTGCTGCTGCTGCCGCACGGCCACGAGGGCCAGGGTCCGGACCACACCTCCGGTCGTATCGAGCGGTTCCTGCAGCTGTGCGCCGAGGGCTCGATGACCGTTGCCGTGCCGTCCACTCCGGCCAGCTACTTCCACCTGCTGCGGCGCCATCACCTCGACGGCATCCGCCGCCCGCTGGTGGTGTTCACGCCGAAGTCGATGCTGCGCAACAAGGCCGCGGTCAGCAACCTCGAGGACTTCACGACCGGCAAGTTCCGCTCGGTGTTCGAGGAGCCGACGTACGAGACCGGCAACGCCGACCGCGCCAAGGTCAAGCGCGTGCTGCTGACCTCGGGCAAGCTGTACTGGGAACTGCTCGCGAAGAAGCAGAAGGACAACCGCGACGACGTCGCGATCGTCCGGATCGAGCAGCTGTACCCGGTGCCGCGCCGCCGCATCGCGGAGACGCTGGACCGCTACCCGAACGTCTCCGAGTTCTACTGGGTCCAGGAGGAGCCGGCGAACCAGGGTGCATGGCCGTTCCTGGGCCTGGCACTGCCGGAGCTGCTGCCCGAGAAGCTGGCGGGCGTCAAGCGCGTCTCCCGTCGTGCGATGTCGGCACCGTCGTCGGGATCGAGCAAGGTCCACGCCGTCGAGCAGCAGGAGATCATCGACGCGGCGTTCACGCCCACCGTCTGA
- a CDS encoding DUF305 domain-containing protein, with amino-acid sequence MKTKRMLVGIGAAAAAVTLVVGCSNNDSGTATSATGTSTTTSASASGTAEQGGPHNDADVAYVEMMIPHHEQAVAMAELVPSRSGNPDVVALAAQIEKAQAPEIEQMEGWLKAWGVPEPSHVGTPGATASPNGMDRDGSDHDGMGHGTSAPMASMSGTPGMEGGHEGMMTGEQMQALENANGPEFDRMWLEMMIEHHQGAVASSEQILQTGESQQVRDLAQQIVASQQAEIAQMEALLSK; translated from the coding sequence ATGAAAACCAAGCGCATGCTGGTCGGAATCGGTGCGGCGGCGGCCGCCGTCACCCTCGTCGTCGGCTGTTCGAACAACGACTCGGGCACCGCCACCTCGGCCACCGGCACCTCGACGACCACGTCGGCGAGCGCGTCGGGAACCGCCGAACAGGGCGGCCCGCACAACGACGCGGACGTCGCCTACGTCGAGATGATGATCCCGCACCACGAGCAGGCCGTGGCGATGGCCGAACTGGTGCCGAGCCGGAGCGGGAATCCCGACGTCGTCGCCCTCGCCGCCCAGATCGAGAAGGCCCAGGCCCCCGAGATCGAGCAGATGGAGGGCTGGCTGAAGGCCTGGGGCGTTCCCGAACCGAGCCATGTCGGGACGCCCGGTGCCACCGCCAGCCCCAACGGCATGGACCGCGACGGCTCTGACCACGACGGTATGGGCCACGGCACCTCGGCCCCCATGGCATCGATGTCCGGCACGCCCGGCATGGAGGGCGGTCATGAAGGGATGATGACGGGCGAGCAGATGCAGGCCCTCGAGAACGCGAACGGACCCGAGTTCGACCGGATGTGGCTCGAGATGATGATCGAGCACCACCAGGGCGCGGTCGCCAGCTCCGAGCAGATCCTCCAGACCGGTGAGAGCCAGCAGGTGCGCGACCTGGCCCAGCAGATCGTCGCGAGCCAGCAGGCGGAGATCGCCCAGATGGAAGCTCTCCTGAGCAAGTAG
- a CDS encoding ABC transporter ATP-binding protein, which yields MSSAMQFGPPGGYGPAGSYGPAGSYGPAGPAAPAIEARGLSKQFKTIRAVSDLSFSVPHGSVTGFLGPNGAGKTTTLRMLLGLVRPSAGGSTIFGRPFGAIDEPARAVGAVLDSRGLHPKRTALHHLRMYCAAIGVPDDRALYVLHLVGLADAADRKAGTFSLGMRQRLTLATALLGDPQILVLDEPSNGLDPEGIAWLRDFLVAFARSGRTVLVSSHQLREVEQMVDHLVIVSRGSLVFQGAMDQLRGAHRARLLVACSDPVRLATALAAAGIIDIQHLADGRIAISGSDPATVGRVAADVEVTVFGASTEHVDLEQVFLAMTSGQYAAPGHGFGPGLPPQGPPGPPPPGYGAPPGYTPTPPPQQWFGPTDGGGQ from the coding sequence GTGAGTTCAGCCATGCAGTTCGGTCCGCCCGGGGGCTACGGGCCGGCAGGGAGTTACGGGCCGGCGGGGAGCTACGGGCCGGCGGGACCGGCCGCGCCGGCCATCGAGGCGCGGGGACTGTCCAAACAGTTCAAGACGATTCGGGCCGTGTCCGACCTGAGTTTCTCGGTCCCGCACGGCTCGGTCACCGGGTTCCTCGGGCCCAACGGGGCGGGAAAGACCACCACTCTGCGGATGCTGCTCGGGCTCGTGCGCCCGAGCGCCGGAGGCTCGACGATCTTCGGTCGGCCGTTCGGTGCGATCGACGAGCCCGCGCGAGCCGTCGGCGCCGTCCTCGACTCCCGCGGGCTGCACCCGAAACGCACCGCACTCCACCATCTCCGGATGTACTGCGCTGCGATCGGTGTGCCGGACGATCGAGCCCTGTACGTGCTGCACCTGGTCGGGCTGGCCGACGCGGCCGACCGCAAGGCCGGCACCTTCTCCCTGGGCATGCGCCAGCGATTGACCCTCGCGACCGCCCTGCTCGGCGATCCGCAGATCCTCGTGCTCGACGAGCCGTCCAACGGTCTCGATCCCGAGGGCATCGCGTGGCTGCGCGACTTCCTGGTCGCCTTCGCCCGGTCCGGTCGCACCGTGCTGGTGTCGAGCCACCAGTTGCGTGAGGTCGAGCAGATGGTCGATCACCTGGTGATCGTCAGCCGTGGGTCGCTGGTGTTCCAAGGCGCCATGGATCAGCTCCGAGGAGCCCACCGCGCACGACTGCTCGTCGCGTGCTCCGACCCGGTCCGGCTCGCGACAGCCCTCGCGGCCGCCGGAATCATCGACATCCAGCACCTCGCCGACGGGCGGATCGCGATCTCCGGATCCGACCCCGCCACGGTGGGACGGGTCGCCGCCGACGTCGAGGTGACGGTGTTCGGCGCGTCCACCGAGCACGTCGATCTCGAGCAGGTCTTCCTGGCGATGACGTCGGGGCAGTACGCGGCCCCCGGTCACGGCTTCGGCCCCGGCCTGCCGCCGCAGGGTCCGCCCGGTCCCCCGCCGCCGGGATACGGCGCCCCACCGGGATACACGCCGACTCCGCCGCCCCAGCAGTGGTTCGGTCCGACCGACGGAGGCGGACAGTGA